In Sphingomonas sp. R1, a single genomic region encodes these proteins:
- a CDS encoding bestrophin family protein — MIVTTAPRARQILREVWRPLTALFVWDVLVTIVYFVLPFRAPSLPLTLFGTVLALFLGFRSNSAYQRWWEGRGLWGLMINASRNLARAARNYLPEGEAVDMKRTIVLRQIAYVNALRCQLRRQPVDQEVLRFLSKGEADFALARTNIANGIVDGTGRRIEIARAKGWIDSIQQSSMERVLIDIANAQGGMERLKNTPLPVQYRLVPTLFTHIFCVLLPIGLVETLGIATPLGSTVAGLMFLAALAIGDDLVDPFANTVHDLPLCAMCRTIEIDLLQAIGDPAPDPATPDKYGVLW; from the coding sequence ATGATCGTCACCACCGCCCCCCGTGCCCGTCAGATCCTCCGCGAAGTCTGGCGTCCGCTCACCGCCCTGTTCGTATGGGACGTGCTTGTCACCATCGTCTATTTCGTGCTGCCGTTCCGCGCGCCGTCGCTGCCGCTGACGCTCTTCGGCACGGTGCTGGCGCTGTTTCTGGGCTTTCGCAGCAACTCCGCCTATCAACGCTGGTGGGAAGGCCGGGGGCTGTGGGGGCTGATGATCAACGCCAGCCGCAATCTGGCCCGCGCCGCGCGCAACTATCTGCCGGAAGGCGAAGCGGTGGACATGAAGCGCACCATCGTGCTGCGCCAGATCGCCTATGTGAACGCGCTGCGCTGCCAGCTGCGCCGGCAGCCGGTCGATCAGGAGGTGCTGCGCTTCCTTTCCAAGGGCGAGGCCGATTTCGCGCTGGCCCGGACGAATATCGCCAACGGCATCGTCGACGGCACCGGCCGCCGGATCGAGATCGCGCGCGCCAAGGGCTGGATTGATTCGATCCAGCAAAGCTCGATGGAGCGTGTGCTGATCGACATCGCCAACGCGCAAGGCGGGATGGAGCGGCTGAAGAATACCCCCCTGCCGGTCCAGTACCGGCTGGTGCCGACGCTGTTCACCCATATTTTCTGCGTGCTGCTGCCGATCGGCCTGGTCGAGACGCTGGGCATCGCCACGCCGCTGGGATCGACCGTGGCGGGCCTGATGTTCCTCGCCGCGCTGGCGATCGGCGACGATCTGGTCGATCCCTTCGCGAACACGGTGCACGATCTGCCGCTATGCGCCATGTGCCGAACGATCGAGATCGACCTGCTGCAGGCGATCGGCGATCCGGCGCCGGATCCGGCTACGCCCGACAAATACGGGGTCCTGTGGTGA
- a CDS encoding DUF4142 domain-containing protein — MTKKHLLILGALPLLALGACNNGGNDSATVADNGATVANAPADDMAGNGVSGMTDNSVSATSMTGQDFANTMAASDAYEIAAGKLAQQKATTAALKDFGTEMVEDHTKSTDKLKAAAGKASPAITPAPALTDEQQANLQTLQSATGTDFDAAYKNQQVVAHEKALAVLKAYAGSGDVPALRAFAGEAQDVVSHHYDKIKGM, encoded by the coding sequence ATGACCAAGAAGCACCTGTTGATCCTGGGCGCGCTGCCGTTGCTGGCGCTCGGCGCATGCAATAACGGCGGCAATGACAGCGCGACTGTCGCGGACAATGGCGCCACCGTCGCCAACGCGCCTGCCGACGATATGGCCGGTAACGGCGTGAGCGGCATGACCGACAACAGCGTGTCCGCCACATCGATGACGGGCCAGGACTTTGCCAACACGATGGCGGCCAGCGATGCCTATGAAATCGCCGCCGGCAAGCTCGCCCAGCAAAAGGCCACCACCGCCGCGCTGAAGGATTTCGGCACGGAAATGGTCGAGGATCACACCAAGTCGACCGACAAGCTGAAGGCGGCGGCCGGCAAGGCCAGCCCGGCGATCACGCCTGCCCCCGCATTGACCGACGAGCAGCAGGCAAATCTGCAGACGCTGCAATCCGCCACGGGCACCGATTTCGATGCCGCCTACAAGAACCAGCAGGTTGTCGCCCACGAGAAGGCGCTCGCGGTGCTCAAGGCCTATGCCGGCAGCGGCGACGTGCCGGCGCTTCGCGCCTTTGCGGGCGAGGCGCAGGACGTGGTCTCGCACCACTACGACAAGATCAAGGGCATGTGA
- a CDS encoding bactofilin family protein produces the protein MFNGNRNREERTASVGNTGQTGGRRGQFSVLGADIVVVGNLTATSDLHVDGRIEGDVRCGSLVQGAESQIFGRVEADEARLAGAIEGSVRARQLTVERTARITGDVEYETIMVEQGGHIDGRLKHLGGGAAAAPVLIEASGEAA, from the coding sequence ATGTTCAACGGCAATCGCAATCGGGAAGAGCGGACGGCATCGGTCGGCAACACGGGCCAGACGGGCGGGCGGCGCGGCCAGTTCTCGGTGCTTGGCGCCGATATCGTGGTGGTGGGCAACCTTACCGCCACGTCCGACCTGCATGTCGACGGACGCATCGAGGGCGATGTCCGCTGCGGCAGCCTCGTCCAGGGCGCCGAAAGCCAGATCTTCGGCCGAGTCGAGGCGGACGAGGCACGCCTTGCCGGGGCGATCGAGGGGTCGGTCCGCGCCCGTCAGCTCACCGTCGAGCGCACCGCGCGCATCACCGGCGATGTCGAGTATGAGACGATCATGGTCGAACAGGGCGGCCATATCGATGGACGCCTGAAGCATCTCGGCGGAGGAGCAGCCGCAGCGCCGGTACTGATCGAGGCAAGCGGGGAAGCGGCCTGA
- the rpsL gene encoding 30S ribosomal protein S12, with protein sequence MPTINQLVRKGREPQKAKSKVPAMEQNPQKRGVCTRVYTTTPKKPNSALRKVAKVRLTNSREVISYIPGEGHNLQEHSVVLIRGGRVRDLPGVRYHVLRGVLDTQGVKDRKQSRSKYGAKRPK encoded by the coding sequence ATGCCGACGATTAACCAGCTGGTCCGCAAGGGCCGCGAACCGCAGAAGGCCAAGAGCAAGGTCCCTGCGATGGAACAGAACCCGCAGAAGCGCGGTGTCTGCACCCGCGTGTACACGACGACCCCGAAGAAGCCGAACTCGGCACTTCGCAAGGTGGCCAAGGTCCGTCTGACCAACAGCCGCGAAGTCATCAGCTACATCCCGGGCGAAGGCCACAACCTGCAGGAGCACTCGGTCGTGCTCATCCGCGGTGGCCGTGTGCGCGATCTTCCCGGCGTCCGCTACCACGTCCTTCGCGGCGTGCTCGATACGCAGGGCGTCAAGGATCGTAAGCAGAGCCGTTCGAAGTACGGCGCGAAGCGTCCGAAGTAA
- the rpsG gene encoding 30S ribosomal protein S7 → MARRRRPEKREILPDPVYGDQVLSKFMNSVMLDGKKAVAEAIVYGALQTVEQRAKREPIGVFHDALNNVKPGIEVRSRRVGGATYQVPVEVRPERAQALAIRWLIASARNRSEHTMAARLSGELMDAANNRGNAVKKREDTHRMAEANRAFSHYRW, encoded by the coding sequence ATGGCACGTCGTCGTCGTCCCGAAAAGCGGGAAATCCTGCCCGATCCCGTCTATGGGGATCAGGTTCTGTCGAAGTTCATGAATTCGGTCATGCTGGATGGCAAGAAGGCAGTCGCGGAAGCGATCGTCTATGGCGCCCTCCAGACCGTCGAGCAGCGCGCCAAGCGCGAGCCGATCGGCGTCTTCCATGACGCGCTGAACAACGTGAAGCCCGGCATCGAAGTCCGCAGCCGCCGCGTCGGTGGTGCGACCTACCAGGTTCCGGTCGAAGTTCGTCCGGAGCGTGCGCAGGCGCTCGCGATCCGCTGGCTGATCGCCTCGGCTCGCAACCGCAGCGAGCACACCATGGCCGCCCGTCTCTCGGGTGAGCTGATGGATGCGGCGAACAACCGCGGCAACGCGGTGAAGAAGCGCGAAGACACGCACCGCATGGCGGAAGCGAACCGCGCGTTCAGCCACTACCGCTGGTAA
- a CDS encoding 2OG-Fe(II) oxygenase gives MDAKTGFVDAESARIKGAELHETYAAGDPFPHIVIDDFLPEDIIRMCVTEFENSRHDGQTVYNREQERLKREFRPDEMTPLARTLFYSFNSRPFIRVIENITGIKGLIPDPYFMGGGFHEISNGGHLSIHADFNHHKLMDVERRVNVLIYLNEDWKPEYGGQLELWDNDMKGCVHSIVPVINRCVMFNTTSFSNHGNPQPVNHPAGITRKSIALYYYTATWTGDKRGHTTQFRARPGTEDKVDWAVRRNELLDDFLPPILRRGLSKVRGGGRQAAEPVE, from the coding sequence ATGGATGCCAAGACAGGTTTCGTGGATGCAGAATCGGCGCGCATCAAGGGCGCCGAGCTGCACGAGACCTATGCGGCCGGGGATCCGTTCCCGCACATCGTGATCGATGATTTCCTCCCGGAGGACATCATCCGCATGTGTGTGACGGAATTCGAAAATTCGCGGCATGACGGCCAGACCGTCTACAACCGCGAACAGGAGCGTCTGAAGCGGGAATTCCGCCCGGACGAGATGACCCCGTTGGCGCGGACGCTGTTCTACAGCTTCAACTCGCGTCCGTTCATTCGCGTGATTGAGAATATCACGGGCATCAAGGGCTTGATTCCAGACCCCTATTTCATGGGGGGTGGCTTCCACGAGATTTCGAACGGTGGCCATCTGTCGATCCACGCCGACTTCAACCATCACAAGCTGATGGACGTTGAACGGCGGGTAAACGTGCTTATCTACCTCAATGAGGACTGGAAGCCGGAATATGGCGGCCAGCTGGAATTGTGGGACAACGATATGAAGGGCTGTGTCCACTCGATCGTTCCCGTGATCAACCGCTGCGTCATGTTCAACACGACGTCGTTCAGCAACCACGGTAATCCGCAGCCGGTCAATCATCCGGCGGGGATCACCCGCAAGTCGATCGCGCTGTATTATTACACCGCGACCTGGACGGGCGATAAGCGCGGCCACACCACCCAGTTCCGGGCACGCCCGGGCACCGAGGACAAGGTGGACTGGGCGGTGCGCCGCAACGAGCTGCTCGACGACTTCCTGCCTCCCATTCTGCGCCGCGGCTTGTCCAAGGTTCGGGGTGGTGGCCGGCAGGCGGCGGAGCCGGTGGAATAA